The Allorhizobium ampelinum S4 genome has a segment encoding these proteins:
- a CDS encoding transporter substrate-binding domain-containing protein: protein MTFRRMAALAVAFTTLISGSVTMAQDAPTEIKIATEGAYAPWNFTTSDGKLDGLEIELANDLCARMKVKCTIVAQDWDGLIPSLTVGKFDVIMASMFITPKRLETIDFTQPYAVDPSGFAVPKDSAVGKLGISTEKFKLEDEAPSKAAIDKLKSLLKGKVVGVQAATTNLDFLRKYFADTVEIREYKTTEQHDLDLAAGRIDAIFAQQTALAATLAKPEFADYTIAGPGFVGGVFGLGTGAGLRKQDTKLKEMLNTAISSAIADGTIKRLSEKWVKTDVTPVK from the coding sequence ATGACGTTTCGTCGCATGGCCGCGTTGGCGGTCGCCTTCACGACACTGATATCGGGCTCAGTCACCATGGCGCAAGACGCGCCGACCGAGATCAAGATTGCAACCGAAGGAGCCTATGCTCCCTGGAACTTTACGACGTCCGACGGCAAGCTCGATGGCCTTGAAATCGAACTCGCCAATGACCTCTGCGCACGCATGAAGGTCAAATGCACCATCGTTGCTCAGGATTGGGACGGTCTTATTCCGTCGCTGACGGTTGGCAAGTTCGATGTCATTATGGCGAGCATGTTCATCACGCCAAAGCGTCTTGAGACGATCGATTTTACCCAGCCTTATGCGGTGGATCCTTCGGGTTTTGCTGTTCCCAAGGATAGCGCGGTTGGCAAGCTCGGCATCTCGACAGAAAAATTCAAACTTGAGGATGAGGCCCCCTCGAAAGCGGCGATCGACAAGTTGAAATCCCTCCTGAAGGGCAAAGTTGTTGGCGTTCAGGCCGCAACGACAAATCTCGATTTTCTGCGTAAGTATTTTGCCGATACCGTAGAAATCCGCGAGTACAAAACCACAGAGCAGCATGACCTCGACTTGGCAGCTGGTCGCATTGATGCGATCTTCGCCCAGCAGACGGCACTGGCCGCGACACTCGCAAAGCCAGAATTCGCAGACTATACCATTGCAGGCCCCGGCTTCGTGGGCGGCGTCTTCGGCCTTGGAACCGGTGCGGGATTGCGCAAGCAGGACACCAAGCTCAAGGAGATGCTGAACACCGCAATCTCCTCGGCTATTGCCGACGGGACCATCAAACGTCTCTCCGAAAAATGGGTGAAAACCGACGTGACACCGGTCAAGTAA
- a CDS encoding ABC transporter permease — translation MLEKLHLLGFAEGGWGPALIGAAALTLLLSVLGFMLGACFGSLAAAGRLSSARIPRVIASAYATVFRGVPDLLTIYLFYYGGSVALTTVAHFFGANSFVGLPALATGVVAIGMISGAYQAEVYRGAYLAVERGQFDAAKALDLSRSQMLLLVILPQLLRHAIPGLSNVWQLVLKDSALISVVGLVELMRQSQIGAGSTREPFLFYLAAACLYFVMAGVTGRFFRSAEVRTSRGILHS, via the coding sequence ATGCTTGAAAAACTGCATCTGCTCGGGTTCGCGGAAGGTGGCTGGGGTCCGGCACTGATTGGTGCTGCCGCTCTGACTTTGTTGTTGTCCGTTCTGGGTTTTATGCTCGGCGCGTGTTTTGGCAGTCTGGCGGCAGCCGGTCGCTTATCATCGGCCCGTATCCCTCGCGTGATTGCCTCTGCCTACGCCACCGTCTTTCGCGGCGTACCCGATCTGCTGACCATCTATCTGTTTTACTATGGCGGTAGCGTTGCCCTGACGACAGTTGCGCATTTTTTCGGTGCCAACTCATTTGTAGGGCTGCCCGCGTTGGCAACGGGTGTCGTGGCAATCGGCATGATTTCGGGTGCCTATCAGGCTGAGGTCTACCGTGGCGCTTATCTTGCCGTCGAGCGGGGGCAATTTGATGCCGCCAAGGCGCTCGACCTCTCCCGCAGCCAGATGCTTTTGTTGGTTATTCTGCCACAGTTGCTGCGGCACGCAATTCCTGGTCTTAGCAATGTCTGGCAGCTCGTCCTGAAGGATTCCGCTCTGATTTCGGTGGTTGGTCTTGTGGAATTGATGCGCCAGTCGCAGATCGGTGCTGGCTCAACCCGCGAGCCCTTCCTTTTTTATCTGGCCGCCGCATGCCTCTATTTTGTGATGGCGGGCGTAACGGGCCGTTTCTTCCGCAGTGCTGAAGTGAGAACTTCGCGGGGGATCCTGCACTCATGA
- a CDS encoding ABC transporter permease — translation MIDFGFFFEIIPKLLSGLPLTLTLAGTSIVCGFVLALVLALVQQGERRWVVWPVRTFVAVFRGTPLLVQIFLIYYGLGQFRPSLQAAGLWWLFREPYWCAILALTLNTAAYGSEILRGAIRNVPRGLIEAASALGMSRLANLRFIILPLALRQAIPAYGNEIILMVKGTSLASIITLMEVTGIAQGLISQSYRAIEVFMAAGAIYLLLNFIIVRALTTLEARLTLYRTRS, via the coding sequence ATGATCGATTTTGGGTTTTTCTTTGAGATCATTCCAAAACTGCTGTCGGGGCTGCCTCTGACCTTGACGCTCGCTGGCACCTCGATCGTCTGTGGCTTTGTTCTTGCCCTCGTGCTGGCCCTTGTGCAACAGGGCGAACGGCGGTGGGTTGTCTGGCCAGTTCGCACCTTCGTCGCGGTTTTTCGGGGCACGCCGCTGCTCGTCCAGATCTTTTTGATTTACTATGGCCTTGGACAGTTCCGCCCTTCGTTGCAGGCGGCCGGCCTTTGGTGGCTGTTCCGTGAACCCTATTGGTGCGCGATATTGGCGCTCACCCTGAACACCGCAGCCTATGGCAGCGAAATTCTGCGCGGTGCGATCCGCAATGTGCCCAGAGGGCTGATTGAGGCCGCCTCCGCGCTCGGGATGTCGCGGCTTGCCAACCTGCGCTTCATCATCCTGCCGCTGGCTCTGCGCCAGGCCATCCCGGCCTATGGCAACGAGATCATTCTGATGGTCAAGGGCACGTCGCTGGCGTCAATTATCACATTGATGGAGGTGACTGGCATAGCGCAGGGGCTTATTTCCCAAAGCTATCGCGCCATTGAGGTCTTCATGGCCGCAGGGGCGATCTATCTGCTGCTCAATTTCATCATCGTGCGGGCGCTCACCACGCTCGAAGCCAGACTGACACTGTATCGGACCCGCAGCTGA
- the ggt gene encoding gamma-glutamyltransferase, which yields MRNFEKPTRSVAVSTDAMAATSHPYATLAAINILQAGGNAMDAAIAACAVQCVVEPGSTGIGGDCFALYAPKGGDQVIAYNGSGRTPAALTVDWFEERGLAEVPRQSPSAVTIPGAIDAWTRLHADHGRLPFEQILQPAIRYAENGYAITPRVYRDWVREEKLLNDDPAASEIFLPNGRAPQIGEVHHQPRLAATLRRIAAEGRDGFYKGAVAEDMVDRLRALGGLHTLEDFAEAKGEYVVPVTTTFRDHTIHECPPNGQGIIALLILNILSRFDTQDDPSSADRLHLEIEATRLAYAARDAWLADPEKASVPVEDMLSEEFATHLAGMIDLTRALTNLPDFEMPLHRDTVYISVIDSERNAVSFINSIFDCFGSGIVAPQSGVVLHNRGQSFSLKRDHPNMIAPGKRPLHTIIPGMVTRAGRTEISFGVMGGYYQAMGHAHLISKVIDYGMDLQDAIDLPRLIPVGGKVPRVEAEHTVPAETIALLRRRGFEIVPAEDPIGGAQIIRIDWENGTLTGASESRKDGIALGY from the coding sequence ATGCGCAATTTCGAAAAGCCAACGCGCTCAGTGGCGGTGTCGACTGACGCCATGGCAGCAACGTCTCACCCTTATGCAACGCTCGCTGCCATCAATATCCTGCAAGCAGGCGGTAATGCCATGGACGCTGCCATTGCTGCCTGTGCTGTGCAATGCGTTGTGGAGCCGGGTTCCACCGGCATCGGTGGCGATTGTTTCGCGCTCTACGCGCCAAAGGGTGGTGATCAGGTCATTGCCTATAACGGTTCGGGCCGCACGCCCGCTGCCCTGACGGTGGACTGGTTTGAAGAGCGAGGGCTTGCCGAAGTGCCGCGCCAATCGCCGTCTGCCGTTACCATACCCGGCGCAATCGACGCGTGGACGCGGCTGCACGCCGACCATGGCCGCCTTCCGTTTGAGCAGATCCTGCAACCTGCGATCCGCTATGCCGAGAACGGTTACGCCATCACACCAAGGGTGTATCGTGATTGGGTACGGGAAGAGAAGCTGCTCAACGATGACCCGGCCGCGTCGGAGATCTTTCTTCCCAACGGCCGTGCGCCGCAAATCGGCGAAGTCCACCATCAACCTCGATTGGCGGCAACCCTGCGCCGGATCGCCGCTGAAGGCCGAGATGGCTTTTACAAGGGGGCGGTTGCGGAAGACATGGTTGATCGGCTTCGCGCCCTCGGCGGCCTTCATACCCTTGAGGATTTTGCTGAGGCCAAGGGAGAGTATGTGGTGCCGGTCACCACGACATTTCGCGACCATACAATCCATGAATGCCCCCCAAACGGGCAGGGCATTATCGCTCTGCTCATTCTCAATATTCTCTCGCGGTTCGACACCCAGGACGATCCAAGTTCAGCAGACCGCCTACATCTGGAGATTGAGGCCACGCGCCTTGCCTATGCCGCCCGCGACGCCTGGCTCGCGGATCCAGAGAAGGCCAGCGTTCCCGTTGAAGACATGCTCTCCGAGGAATTCGCCACACACCTCGCCGGCATGATCGATCTCACCCGCGCGCTGACCAATCTGCCGGACTTTGAGATGCCTCTCCATCGCGACACGGTCTATATTTCGGTGATCGACTCTGAGCGCAACGCTGTCAGTTTCATCAACTCCATCTTCGACTGCTTCGGCTCAGGCATTGTCGCCCCGCAATCTGGTGTCGTCCTGCACAATCGCGGTCAGAGCTTCTCCCTGAAGCGTGACCATCCGAACATGATCGCACCGGGAAAGCGTCCGCTGCACACGATCATTCCGGGCATGGTGACACGGGCAGGCCGTACGGAAATATCCTTTGGGGTCATGGGCGGCTATTATCAGGCCATGGGCCATGCGCATCTGATTTCCAAGGTTATCGACTATGGCATGGACCTTCAGGACGCCATCGATTTGCCACGCCTCATTCCCGTCGGCGGCAAGGTGCCGCGTGTCGAGGCCGAGCATACAGTACCTGCAGAGACCATTGCCCTGTTGAGACGTCGCGGCTTCGAGATCGTGCCAGCGGAAGATCCGATCGGTGGCGCTCAGATTATCAGGATTGATTGGGAAAATGGTACGCTGACAGGTGCCTCCGAATCCCGCAAGGACGGGATTGCTCTCGGCTATTGA
- a CDS encoding phospholipase/Carboxylesterase family protein: MLHGVGSNGADFAPLANSWKASLPSAVFVSPTAPAPSSVGSGYQWFSVAGVTEDNRSARIADARRSFDQVISLIVEGNGFTDKLDRVALVGFSGRLASLLPLQPALETHILLIHGMC; this comes from the coding sequence ATGCTTCATGGCGTTGGCTCCAACGGCGCCGACTTTGCACCGCTTGCCAATTCCTGGAAGGCTTCATTGCCCAGTGCCGTTTTTGTTTCTCCCACTGCACCCGCCCCTTCCAGCGTCGGCTCGGGTTATCAATGGTTCAGCGTCGCTGGTGTCACCGAAGATAATCGCAGCGCGCGAATTGCGGATGCGAGGCGATCGTTCGATCAGGTGATTTCCTTGATCGTCGAAGGGAACGGATTTACCGACAAGCTCGACCGCGTTGCTTTGGTCGGTTTCTCGGGCCGCCTTGCCTCGCTGCTTCCGCTTCAACCGGCTCTGGAAACGCACATCCTGTTGATACACGGGATGTGCTGA